The Microcebus murinus isolate Inina unplaced genomic scaffold, M.murinus_Inina_mat1.0 scaf001_hap2_Mmur4.0, whole genome shotgun sequence region GAAAGTTACATttccaattacaaatcaaaatgcATATTAGGATCTCTTTTATGTTAGAAGTTGAGAAGGAAGTGTTAGCTAAAAAGCACTTTCCTGGTATTACTACACTGATCCTTCAGGCTGCACAAAGATTAAGGTCATATACAGTCAATCTGCAAATGTTGACACACTATTACACTGTAAATTTTCTGTACAATTAAATGTATACTTAGAGATACCAGAATAAACATTTCTACTATATTTTAACTGAACTTGCCTAGCCAACATATTCACTGAGTTTATCAAAGATGCTGTAAGATTCTACAACATTGTGAGACATACCTAACTCCAGAAATATTTCTtgtattctttctcattttggttacatttgttATGCTCAGAGATTctattgtaatatttttagatGTACAGTTCCAATTGTGCTTACTGTACTGTGTACAAATATAGCAAAAAAGATCAATGAATGGTATAAATCTTACAGCATTTTGCTAGCAAAAATACATGCCAAAGTCACAATAAGCAATATTGTACCACAAATTAGAGAGTTTCATATAATTTGCTTCTGTTCTTAATATCTTCATTCTACATTAAATTACTATCATATGCTaatgtttaaaatgcaaataaactgGACATCTGTAGGACAAAACTTGTTCACCCAACTGTGAAGGTTGATACCTGTTTCCAAAAATCACAATAAAAGCAGAATAAACAGAAGTGTTTGCATGCAACACCTTTGAGTGAAACAGCATTGATTCCCATCATTcaaaacagagaaggaaggaaaccaaagtaaaggaaggaaggaaggaaacaaagagggagggaagcagagaggaagggagggagagagaaagaggcaaagaagggagggagggaggaggaaggactcCACCTTAAAATGCATCATATTAGATTTATAACTAGACagatttaaaagaatcaaaatgaaagTAAAGCACAATTTCGTGTGTCTCTAAAGATTTAAGAGCcattatcaaaaataatacatttttttcaaggtACAGAAATGTAATTATGATGGCTGAGAGCCCAACAGCCTCTCAATGGCTGCATTGATGTCGCCTCCTGTTGCTATTAGGGCCTGTAAGTTTGCTTCACGGTTTAAGAAACCCATTGCGTTGAGCTGTTCCAGTTGTTGTTGAAATCTGACTTCCGGATTCGGCAGCTGTGGAGGGCTTGCTCCAGCCAGAGCCTGCACCATTTGCTGAATGAACTGCTGGTTGGGTCCAGATTCTGATGTTGGACTTGTGGTTTCACTGGGTGCAGAGCTGGCCACGGTGGGCCCAGTGGTACCACCAGAGCTGGTGGAGCCAGGGGGGCCTGCGGGGCCAGTGGGTCCTATGGGCCCAATGGGGCCTATGGGGGTAAAAGGAACTATAGGGCCTATTGGGCCTATGGGAGTGACTGGGCCTACAGGACCTATGGCGGTTCCcagaacccccacccccacacctggaGTGAAGCTTGGAATGAGGCCAGGTGCTTCAGTAGCTAATGTCTGTAGCCCCTGCTGGATCTGCATTAAAGCCTGCATTGCTCTTGGGTTTGACATGGCTGATAGTGTGTCTGGATTCTGCATCTGCTGCAGGAAAGCCGGGAGCTGTGGACGCATCTGCTCCTGCAGCTGAGGATTTGCAGTAAACAGCGGGCTATTCAGCATCATCTGTGCAGCCAAATCTGGATTCTGGCTCAGTGACTGCATCATGCTTCTCATGTAGGGCGCAGACAGCATATTCTGAATCAGCTGGGGGTTTTCAGTTATCTGTTGCAGCAAGCTCTGCATTCCTGGAGTACTGAAGATGCTGGCAACATAATTAGCTGCAGCCATGGTGTTCCCAGTAGCACTGTTGGAGCTATTGCCAGACCCACTGCCAGGGATCGTGGTCGTGCTGGTGGTAGCAGGACTCTGGGTAGCCGGCGGTGGCGCCCATGGATTGGGTAGTGGATCTCGGTTTTCTGTACGGGAAGGCTGTGTACCTTCCCCGGAGGAGGAACTGTTCCCCACCGAGACAAATGGATTACCCCCAAACTGCTCTTGTGCAGCATTCAGCATAGGTTCTTGAATGTCAGTATACATGCGCCGTAAAGCATTATAGCCACCTGGGATGCTTTCGAGATTGCTAAGAGCCAGGTCTTGATTTCTCATCATCTCTTGCATCATGGCTGGATTCCTGGCGATTTCGAGGGTCTGCCTCATTATATCTGGGTTGTTGAGCAGGTGACTAATTTCTGGGTTTCTCTGAATCAATTGTTGCATCTGTGGATTGGCCATAATGAGCTGCCTCATCAAATCGGGATTTGAAAGCATGCTCTGAACAAAGGGATTTTCCATGATTTGGATCATCATCTCTGGGCTGGCCATCAGCTGCTGCTGCATCTGgctctgaagctcagagaagctgGTAGAGCTCAAGCCCAGGCTGCTAAGGCCTGCAAGTCCTCCCAGGCTCCCCAACCCAAACGGGTTGCTATTTGTGGAAATAGGTGTGGAGTTACTCCTGGGAGTTGACGCAGAGGTAGTATTAGTTCCTGCGGCATTACTAGGCTGCGTGGACTGGCCCTGAGGTCGGTTCTGGCTTTTGATAACAAGGTGAACCGTCAGTCCATCATGGATACCATGCTGGATCAAGGTATCTtgatcttttaagatttttccagCAAAAATCAGCACTAGCTGATCGGTTTGGGATTTGAAGCGTTTCGAAATCGCTTCCTTAAACTGCTGGATCGAGCTATTCTCGGGCACTGCgaattcctctttctctttggGGGTCTTCACAGTGACTTTGATGATTTTGGGCTCAGCTGGTGCAGCGGCTGAACCTTGGGCCGCATCAGGGCCGCGGGAGGGGCGCGGGGGGCCGCTGCTCTCGCCATTCTCAGCCATGGCGGCCTCAGTGacgcagacgggcagggaaggcgcgggcgagagagagagcgagcgagccagggaaggaagaaggaaggaggcgCCGCTGCAGCGGGCTGGGTCGGACCAGGCGGGGAGCGCGGAGCACGGTACCTCAGTGATGAAGACTGCGGTTCCGTTGTCTTCCAGTGGAGAAAGGGCTGGGCGTAGGCCGCAGGCTAAAAGTCTCCGTGCTCTGGTCTctgggccgccgccgccgccgccgccaccaccaccgccaccgccaccaccgccaccaccgccGCCTTGTGATCAGACCACGCGCATTCCCAGCAACTCCCGCAGCCGCTCCGccctctcctccccgccccttcccctcccccactctgcgcttgcctccccgccccctctgCTGACGCGGCGCCAGGCCCAGATTGATAGATTTGGCTTGGTCAAAATCAAAAACTTATGCACTGGAAAGAAAACAGGGagaaatggagacagagaaacaaagagagaaagaggagagtaAAACAGTACAAGACAGGCAAAGCAGAGAGGGTGGGATGGAGAAACGGAAGAGGGAGAGAGCCAGCTTCTGTAATCTACGTTGAAAGGCCAATGGAGAATATATGTTAGCAATCTGTAAGGTAGCGAGAGAATGAAAGCCTGAATGGAAGCGATCCTACGTCAAAGGcgaaaaatgaatgataaaaaacTCCCAcaaagcaaaaaggaaagaggaaagccccaatgggggaaggggagaagaccAGGCAGGAGAATGCATTTTACAAAAGGAGTGCAAAAGGCAAATAGACATAAAAAGGGGTAATTAATCTGACCAGTattcaaagaaattcaaattaaaacaatgaaattccACTTTGGGGTTATAATATtgacaaagatgaaaaataataataaaccttgCTGACAGCAGAGAAAATGCACTCTCAGGCTAGTTGAAGTGTGAATTGTTATAATTATAGGgggatttgaaaatatatatcaacattttaaatgtttccaccTTTCTTTAGAAATGCTTCATCTAGAGACTTcacataagaaaataatcagcCAAGGACACAAAAGTATatgtgtaaaaaatatatatgcactgtagcatataaaatattatttaaatattataaatgtgtttACATGGAATTAGACAAACACATGATATTACTATAccataaaataatatgcattatgtttaaaaaatgaatggttGATATAAAGTGTCTCTAAAG contains the following coding sequences:
- the UBQLN2 gene encoding ubiquilin-2 — translated: MAENGESSGPPRPSRGPDAAQGSAAAPAEPKIIKVTVKTPKEKEEFAVPENSSIQQFKEAISKRFKSQTDQLVLIFAGKILKDQDTLIQHGIHDGLTVHLVIKSQNRPQGQSTQPSNAAGTNTTSASTPRSNSTPISTNSNPFGLGSLGGLAGLSSLGLSSTSFSELQSQMQQQLMASPEMMIQIMENPFVQSMLSNPDLMRQLIMANPQMQQLIQRNPEISHLLNNPDIMRQTLEIARNPAMMQEMMRNQDLALSNLESIPGGYNALRRMYTDIQEPMLNAAQEQFGGNPFVSVGNSSSSGEGTQPSRTENRDPLPNPWAPPPATQSPATTSTTTIPGSGSGNSSNSATGNTMAAANYVASIFSTPGMQSLLQQITENPQLIQNMLSAPYMRSMMQSLSQNPDLAAQMMLNSPLFTANPQLQEQMRPQLPAFLQQMQNPDTLSAMSNPRAMQALMQIQQGLQTLATEAPGLIPSFTPGVGVGVLGTAIGPVGPVTPIGPIGPIVPFTPIGPIGPIGPTGPAGPPGSTSSGGTTGPTVASSAPSETTSPTSESGPNQQFIQQMVQALAGASPPQLPNPEVRFQQQLEQLNAMGFLNREANLQALIATGGDINAAIERLLGSQPS